Proteins co-encoded in one Pelobates fuscus isolate aPelFus1 chromosome 5, aPelFus1.pri, whole genome shotgun sequence genomic window:
- the LOC134611097 gene encoding lysosomal-associated transmembrane protein 5-like has product MVTQEPPRCCGYFSVRSVVLGVAIYYVFVSLKSLVLQTVAVVKCGGVCPGPWGSPGPISVMYSLGLVLLFLSLSLLFGVLRRRPGLLLPFLAFQIIELLCSLMLICGLFVRFPSELRMVNYLAGMEEQDRNMEAGASVLFVVLALLFVLLKVYLIRCVLTYYRFLLTRALLPQNDQGDLALIVVPGPEKNPLLLPSYEEAISMPAKDSPPPPYSQPASAEPGKETA; this is encoded by the coding sequence ATGGTGACGCAGGAGCCCCCGCGGTGCTGCGGCTATTTCAGTGTCCGCTCGGTGGTGCTGGGAGTGGCCATTTACTATGTGTTCGTCAGCCTGAAGTCGCTGGTGCTGCAGACGGTGGCCGTGGTGAAATGCGGCGGAGTGTGTCCGGGCCCCTGGGGCTCCCCGGGGCCCATCTCCGTCATGTATTCCCTGGGGCTGGTGCTGCTCTTCCTCAGCCTGTCCCTGCTGTTCGGGGTGCTCCGCCGCCGGCCCGGCCTCCTGCTGCCATTCCTGGCCTTCCAGATCATCgagctgctctgctccctcatgctGATCTGCGGCCTGTTCGTGCGCTTCCCGTCCGAGCTGCGCATGGTCAACTACCTGGCCGGCATGGAGGAGCAGGACCGGAACATGGAGGCCGGGGCCTCGGTGCTCTTCGTGGTGCTGGCCCTGCTCTTCGTGCTGCTCAAGGTCTACCTGATCCGCTGCGTGCTCACCTACTACCGCTTCCTGCTCACCCGGGCCCTGCTGCCGCAGAACGACCAGGGAGACCTGGCCCTCATCGTGGTCCCCGGCCCCGAGAAGAACCCCCTCCTGCTGCCTTCCTATGAAGAGGCCATCAGCATGCCGGCCAAGGACAGCCCTCCCCCTCCATACAGCCAGCCAGCTAGTGCAGAGCCCGGCAAGGAGACTGCATGA